AGTAGTTTATTTTTTGATAAACGCGGGGTGGAGCAGTCTGGTAGCTCGTCGGGCTCATAACCCGAAGGTCATTGGTTCAAATCCGATCCCCGCAACCACAATGTGTTTTTAGTTTATGTTTAGTGTACTAAACATAAACATTGATAATATTATTTGTATTAGTTTATATGTAAAGAATAGTTTTAATTTCTTTTACATTTTACGATTATTTTTGAGTGGTAAAGTTTTCTGACCACTTTTTTTTGTTTTTTTTGGGGGGGGTGTTGGTTAAAACATTAAAAGAAAAATTAATGGAAGTTATCAAGCCTATTTTAAGCAAACATAATTATGTTTTGATTGGTATTGAATTGATTCGTTGCCGAAGAATGTTAACACGTATCTATATTGATAAAAAATATGGAAACATTACGCTTGAAGATTGTGTTATTGTAAGTAGACAAATAAGTACTTGCTTAGATAAAGAAGGTTTTGTTCCAGTTTCTTATATTTTAGAAGTATCTTCACCAGGATTAAATCGCCCATTGTTTTCCCGTGCACATTTTGTTCAATTTATTGGCTCGGAGATTTATTTAATATTACGTGTTATGTTATATGGTCGTCGCAGATGGCGCGGTATTATCAAAACAGTTAATGATGATGAAT
The DNA window shown above is from Blochmannia endosymbiont of Camponotus (Colobopsis) obliquus and carries:
- the rimP gene encoding ribosome maturation factor RimP, whose protein sequence is MVKFSDHFFLFFLGGVLVKTLKEKLMEVIKPILSKHNYVLIGIELIRCRRMLTRIYIDKKYGNITLEDCVIVSRQISTCLDKEGFVPVSYILEVSSPGLNRPLFSRAHFVQFIGSEIYLILRVMLYGRRRWRGIIKTVNDDESFVLAVENKNIDIMLSNVQKANLVPHV